A stretch of the Vigna radiata var. radiata cultivar VC1973A chromosome 7, Vradiata_ver6, whole genome shotgun sequence genome encodes the following:
- the LOC106765952 gene encoding probable serine/threonine-protein kinase PIX13 — protein MGLCFSSAPTLRYSSLNNPHYPFPGGQILKWPELKVFSFKELKSATRNFKSNRSVGKGRFGLVYKGWLDEKTLTPVKPGSGVGVAIKMFKTKETRGFLLWQFEINVLGRLSHPNVVRLLGYCRNENEFLLVHEFMPKGSLKCHLFEKNHDMEPLSWNTRLKIVIGAARGLAFLHANENKVMFRDFSTSNILLDGNYNAKIAYFWLGEGRPAEEQSHATRSFTDGYYAPEYNTTGQLYVESHVHGFGAVFLEILTGMRTLDIRRAPRQRNLVDWTKTCLSSKKKWKNIIDDRIKDQISPKAALESAQLALKCLEDNRKQRPSMKEVLEGLEAIQDIH, from the exons ATGGGTCTTTGCTTCTCCAGTGCTCCAACACTTCGTTACTCTTCACTCAACAACCCTCACTATCCTTTTCCCGGTGGCCAAATTCTGAAATGGCCTGAGTTAAAGGTGTTCAGTTTTAAGGAGCTAAAATCTGCCACAAGGAATTTTAAATCCAACAGATCGGTCGGTAAGGGTAGGTTTGGCTTAGTTTACAAAGGATGGTTGGATGAGAAGACCCTCACCCCCGTCAAACCAGGATCTGGAGTTGGAGTTGCCATCAAAATGTTCAAGACGAAAGAAACTCGAGGGTTTTTACTGTGGCAG TTTGAGATAAACGTTTTAGGAAGGCTTTCTCACCCCAACGTGGTCAGGCTATTGGGGTACTGTCGGAACGAGAATGAGTTTCTTCTTGTGCATGAGTTCATGCCGAAGGGAAGCCTCAAGTGTCATCTCTTCGAAA AAAATCATGACATGGAACCACTTTCGTGGAACACCCGGCTTAAAATAGTTATCGGTGCAGCTCGGGGATTAGCTTTCTTGCATGCCAACGAAAATAAGGTCATGTTCAGAGATTTCAGCACCTCAAATATACTGTTGGACGGG AATTACAATGCAAAAATAGCATACTTTTGGTTGGGTGAAGGGCGTCCTGCGGAAGAACAATCACATGCAACTAGAAGTTTCACGGATGGTTATTATGCACCAGAATATAACACAACAG GGCAGTTGTACGTGGAGAGTCATGTGCATGGATTTGGTGCGGTGTTTCTTGAAATACTTACAGGCATGAGGACACTTGACATAAGAAGGGCACCAAGACAGCGGAACCTGGTTGATTGGACAAAAACTTGTCTCTCGTCCAAAAAGAAGTGGAAAAACATTATTGATGATAGGATAAAGGATCAAATTTCACCCAAGGCTGCGTTAGAATCAGCACAACTTGCTCTAAAATGCTTAGAGGATAACCGTAAACAACGTCCTTCAATGAAAGAAGTTCTTGAAGGATTGGAAGCCATTCAAGATATCCATTAA